TGGCTCCGGGGGATGTTCAGATCTTCCCCGTGGAGGTGGGCTCACAGCGCGAGCCGTACTTCCTGGTCAATGTCGTGCGGACTGTGAAGTGCATCGATGACGAGGCCTCCGAAGAGGTGCAGTACTGGAAGCTGGAGGATGGGGAGCCGGACAGAATCGGGGAGTACCGTGTCGTCGCCGGGATGCGCATCGACCCCTCCAAAGCAGGTGACGCCAGGGTGTTTCGCCCCTGGGGGTGGAAAGTCGTCCTCGTCGTATCCGAAGAGATCAAAGAGGCCCTCGAGCGCACAGGCGCAACGGGTATGGAGTTCACGGAGGTATTTGAAACTCGTCCTCGAAAACTGATGAGCCCGTAAAGGATGTCGAGTGGTGCTGGACCTTCTTGGTCCTCCAACGTGGCTGGGTGGTTCGGTTGGAATACGC
This DNA window, taken from Archangium lipolyticum, encodes the following:
- a CDS encoding imm11 family protein; the encoded protein is MTRYFRLTDDMTSSGRWELGTPVNDQGQECGSRLFMAGEPAHVDGLLRVPVDHPGEVLDFSLADAGGFPVVTKRVANVLSEMAPGDVQIFPVEVGSQREPYFLVNVVRTVKCIDDEASEEVQYWKLEDGEPDRIGEYRVVAGMRIDPSKAGDARVFRPWGWKVVLVVSEEIKEALERTGATGMEFTEVFETRPRKLMSP